Part of the Pseudodesulfovibrio hydrargyri genome is shown below.
GCCCGTCGATGTCGATGATGCGGTTCATGCGCAGCAGGGAGACGGTCACCCCGTGCAGGCTCGGCACGGTGTTGCCCACCTGGCCGGTGGCCCGGGCGCGGGGGTAGACGGGCATGCGCTCGGCATCGGCCCATTGCAGAAGCTCGGCAACCTGCTCCCGGCACTCGGGCCGGACCACGGCCCACGGCATGGACCGTTCGCGGCTGGCGTCCGTGGAAAAGGCGTTGAGCTGCTCGGTTTCGAACACGCACCCGTCGCCGGGAAACAGATCGGTCAGAAACGCCCGGTTGGCGTCGGTCAGGGAATCGGCGTATTGCGGCATGGTGCGAACTTACGAGGGGTGCCCCCGGCTGTCAATGGCCGAACCGTTCCGGCGCAGTACGGAACCTCACCATGAGGATGGGCGGTTCGCCCGGCGCCACCTCCATGTTCTCGCGCCGAGGTCCTTCGGCTACGCCCCTCCCATCGCCCCCACCTCCACCCAGGCGGTGCCGTTCCGCGAGCTCTCCAGGCACGCCTCGATGAACTCCACTCCGCGCAGTCCGTCCTCCCCGGTGGGGAAATCCACGGCCGCGCCCATGGCCAGGGTCGCGCAGAACGACTGGTAGATGTTGGCGAACGCCAGCAGCCACCCCTCGGGGTGTCCGGCCGGGGTGTGGGAATAGGCCATGGCCCCGGGCAGCAGGTCGGGCGCGCCCCGGGTGATGATCCGGGCGGGCTCGTTCAGGGGCGTGTAGCGCAGGTGGTCCGGGTCCTCCTGGAACCACTCCAGCCCGCCTTGGTCGCCGAACACGCGCAGCCTCAGCCCATTGACCGCGCCGGTGGCCGCCTGGGAATACCAGTACAGCCCGCGCGCGCCGGTGTCGTACTCGGTCAGGATGGTCCCGTTGTCGTCCAGCACCCGGCCCTCCACCAGGGAGTCGAGCCGGGCGGCCAGCCGGGTCAGCGTCAGGCCGGTGACGTGGGGCACCAGGTATTCGATGTGCGAGCCCACGTCGCCCAGGGACAGGGTCCCGCCGCCGCGCTCCGGGTCGGCCCGCCAGGAGGCCTGAATGTGGCCCGTGGTCTCGACCGGCTCGGCCAGCCATCCCTGGGGATATTCGCAGTTGACGAAGCGGATCTCGCCCACGTCGCCGCGCGCGATCATCTCGCGCATCTGCCGGACCATGGGATAGCCCGCGTAGGTGTAGGTCACGCCCAGGACCAGCCGCCGCTCGCGGGCCAGGTCCACCAGTTCGCGGGCCTGGGCCGGGGTGTGCGTGAACGGCTTGTCGCACATGACGTTGATGCCGCTTCGCAGGCACGCCTTGACGTTGGGATAATGGGCCTCGTTGGAGGTGACCACCACCGCGAAATCGATGTCCCCGGCCTCGAGCCGGGCCAGTTCCTCGGGCGTGGCGTAGACCCGGTCCCCGTCCAGGCCGAGTTCCGCGCCCAGGACGCGGCTCTTCTCCAAGTCGCGGGAAAAGCATCCGGCCACCAGCCGGGCCTGTCCGTTCAGGGCCAGGGCCCGCCGGTGCACCTGGCCGACGAACGCGCCGGGACCGCCGCCGATCATGGCATATCTGAGCATGGCATCACCTCTTTTGCGAGTCACCATACACCATGTTCCGCCGCCGGGGAACCCTGCGTCACGGTTCCGCTGGCCTCGCAAAACCGGCTGTGCTATCCCTTTGGGCCATGGGATTCCTCACGAAACTGCTGTCCGGCCGGTCCAAGGGCGGCCGCCCCGAACACCGGGGCTCCCCGGGCGAGGACGCGGCCGCGCACCACCTCAAGGCCCAGGGCTACAAGGTCCTGGACCGCAACTGGCGCTTCCACCAGTGGGAGCTGGACCTGGTCTGCCGCCACCGGGACACCGTGGTCTTCGTGGAGGTCAAGACCCGGCGGGCCGGGGCCATGGGCGCGCCGGGCGAAGCCCTGACGCGCAGGAAGCAGGCGCGGCTGATCAAGGCCGCCAGCCACTACCTGACCGCGCACGACCTCTGGGACGAGCCCTGCCGGTTCGACCTGGCCTCGGTCACGGACACCGGCGCGTCCCTTATCGTGGAGATCGAGGAAAACGTCTTTCAACTGGACGGGCAGAGAGCATGAGCGATACCGGCACCCTGTACGTGGTGGCCACCCCCCTGGGCAACGCGGACGACCTGTCGCCCCGGGCGCGGGCGATACTGACGGACGCGGACGTGGTCCTGGCCGAAGACACCCGGCGGGCCGGGCTGCTCTTCCAGCGGCTGGGGCTGGCCCGCCACGGCAGGCTGGTCTCCTTTTTCGAGCACAACGAGGACAAGAAGCTGCCCAAGGTCCTGGACCAGCTGGCCGACGGACTGTCCGTGGCGCTCATCTCGGACGCGGGCACCCCGCTGTTGTCCGACCCCGGCTTCACCCTGGTCCGCGCCTGCCGCGACGAAGGCTACCGGGTCACCCCCGTGCCCGGCCCGTCCGCGCCGGTCACGGCCCTGTCCGCCTCCGGGCTGCCGCCCCTGCCCTACACCTTCCTGGGCTTTCCGCCGCGCAAGAAGAGCCAGACCGAAAAAATGTTTCGCGCACACCGCGACACCGGGGCCACCCTGGTCCTGTTCGAGCGCAAGACCCGCCTTGCGGGCACCCTGGCCATCGCCCGCGACATCCTGGGCGAGCGCGATTTCTGCGTGGCCCGCGAGCTGACCAAGGAGTACGAGGAATTCCTGCGCGGCAATCTCGGCGCGCTGGACGACTTCGACTTCGAGCTGCGCGGCGAGCTGACCGTGATCATCGCGCCCGGCAAGGACGACGGCGAGGCGGACGAGGCAACCATCATGGAGCGCATCGCCGAGGAGACCGAGGCCGGGGGCAAGCCCAAGGAGATCGCCCGGCGCGTGGCCGAGCGCAGCGAGGGCTGGACGGCCAAGGCGGTCTATGCCCTGATGCGCGATTGAATTTGGGCGGGAAAAGAAAAAATCAGATTTGGAAGGCCGCTTCGCGGCGGTGTCGGATGATTTCGCCTCCGGCGGGCAAGGGTTCGCACCCTTGCATCCCATTATGCGCCTGCGGCGCGGTTTTATGGGCTTCGCAAGAGGGGACCGAATCTCAATAAAAAAACCGGAAGGCCGGAAGCGGGGGTGAATCCGCTTCCGGCCTTCCGGTTGATAACCGGCCAAGGGCCGAGCTATGCGCCGTACAGGGCGTCCTTGTGGAAGAAACAATAGAAGTCGTCCGACTCGGTGAACAGCGCGGGATGACGCCGTCCAAACCGGCGGACAGAGCGGATCGCGGTCGGGCAGCAGGCCTTGAACATGGCGCCGACCACAGGACCCAGGCTCGCCAGAAACGCCATCAGGGCGAAGATCAGCACTCCGTCCACAAAGAAGAAATCGAATTCCATACTTGAAACCTCCGAAAAATGTTCTGCCCATAGGATAACCTCTTTTCCGTTCGAAGCAACCCCCTCCGATTAATTCTTTTATTCACATTCTCACGTCCGGCGGGGCTTTCCGGGCGGCTTGACTTCTCGGCCCGACTGCCCCACAACCCCTCCATGAGCCTCGATTCCATAACGCGCAAGGCCCTCGACGGTGTCCTGCCCTCCGATGCGGAAATCATGTTCCTTATTGAACAAGCGCCGGAACGCCTGCCGGAGCTCCTCGGCCACGCCCACCGCGTGCGCACCGCGCACCTGGGCCGCAAGGTCGGCCTGTGCGCCATCGTCAACGCCAAATCCGGGACCTGTTCCGAGGACTGCGCCTTCTGCGCCCAGTCCGGACACCACGCGGCCGACAGCCCGGAATATCCCCTGCTCTCCCCGGACGAGATCGCTGAAGCCGCGGCCCGCGCCAAGGCGGCGGGAGCGACCCGGTTCGGCATCGTGGCCTCGGGCAAGCTGGTCGGCGGGCGCGACCTGGACGGCTTCGAGGCGGCCATCCGCCGCGTGGCGGCCCTGGGCATGATCCCGGACCTGTCGCCGGGCATCCTGGAGCGCGGCCAGCTGACCCGGCTGAAACAGGCCGGGTTGCGCGGCTACCACCACAACCTGGAGACCTCGGCCACGCATTTCCCCAGGATGTGCTCCACCCACCGCTACGAGGAGGATGTGGACGCGGTCAGGGCCGGGCTGGACGCCGGGCTGTACGTCTGCTCGGGCGGCATCTTCGGCATCGGCGAGACCTGGGACGACCGGGTGGAACTGGCCCTGCTCCTGCGCGAACTCGGCGTGCCGTCCGTGCCCATGAATTTCCTGACGCCCATCCCGGGCACCCCGCTGGAAGGGCGCGCCCCGCTCTCCCCGGAGGAGGCCCTGGCCATCGTCGCCCTGTACCGCTTCCTGCTCCCGGACCGCCAGCTGCGCATCTGCGGCGGGCGGCCCACGGTCTTCGGCACCAACCGGCAGCGCGAGCTGCTCACCGCCGGGGCCAGCGGCCTGATGGTCGGGGACTACCTGACCACCAGGGGCGGCGACGCGGCCTCGGACCTTAAGGACATCCGCCGGGCCGGACTGGTCCCGGCAAGGGAGTGAGCCCCATGGCCCACGGCGAACCGCGCGGCGACGGACCCGGCTTCCCCCTGCCCCAATCCCCCTTGGCGGACCTGCACCGGCTGGTCTGGACCGCGCTCATGGCCGCGCTCATCGGGGCCGGGGCGTATCTCATCGTGCCTGTCGGCCCGGTGCCCGTGTCCATGCAGCCGTTCTTCATCTTCCTGGCCGGGTACCTGCTTGGGCCCCGGCACGCGGTCCTGGCCATGGGACTCTATCTCCTGGCCGGAATCGTCGGCCTGCCCGTGTTCGCGGGCGGCAAGTCCGGGCTCGGCTACCTGCTCGGCCCCACCGGCGGCTACCTGATCGGTTTTCTGGGCACGGCCCTGATCTGCGGCCTGGCCCGCAACCGCGAGGGCGGGCTGCCGTGGGCGCGCGGCGTGCTCGCCGGGCTGGCCGGTGTCGGCCTGGCCTACCTGACCGGCGCCGTCTGGCTCAAGTCCGTCCTCTCCCTGACCTGGACCAAGGCCGTGGCACTGGGCGTGCTGCCCTTCATCCCCTGGGACGTGCTCAAGGTCGCGGTCGCCCTGGCCTGCGCCCGGCACCTCCTGCGGCTGGGCCTGACGCCCGGCCGGCGGTAAGTGCAAACCCCCGTACCCACTGGACAGACTGGACCGTCTGTGCTTTGATGCGCTCCCGTGAATAACCTGTTAGGATGCGCGCAATGAAGACCACCCCGCTGACCGATATCCACCGCCTGACCTGGACGGCGCTCATGGCCGCCCTCATCGCGGCCGGGGCCTGCGTCAATCTGCCCATCGGCCCGGTGCCCGTGTCCATGCAGACCTTTTTCGTGGCCCTGGCCGGGTTCGTGCTCGGCCCAAGGAGGGGCGCCCTTGCCGTGGGCCTGTATCTCCTGGCAGGAGCCGTGGGATTGCCCGTGTTCGCGGGCGGCAGGTCCGGGCTCGGCCACCTCTTCGGCCCCACCGGCGGCTTCCTCGTCGGCTTCGCGGCCTACGCCATCATCGCCGGGCTGGCCCGCACCGATGACGGCATATCCTGGGCGCGCGGGTTCGTCTTCGGCATCCTGGGCATGGTTCTGCTCTTTCTCATGGGCGCGGCATGGCTCAAGTTCTCCCTCAACCTGACCTGGACCCGGGCCTGGGCCCTGGGCGTGGCTCCGTTCCTCCTCTGGGGGCTGATCAAGACCTCGCTGGCCGTGATCGCCGGCCGGTACCTGGTCCGCGCCGGGCTTTTGCCCGCCTCGGCGTGACCCTGGATGGCCATGGCGGTTCACGGCATCCCTCCCATGCGGGCCGACACCAAGACGGTGGCCTTCTTGCGCAGTTTCCTGCGCTGCTACCTGACCGGCGCGGCTTTCAACACGCGCGGCATGCAGAACATCGGCCTGATGTACGCCATGCTGCCGGGACTTCAAGCCATCCACGAGGATCCCAAGGATCTCAGGGCGGCGCTCAAGCGGTACGCCCGCCACTACCAGTCGCACCCGTTCTGGACCCCGTGCATGGTCGGCATCCTGCTCAACGTGGAGACGACCATCAGCGCGGGCCATTTCCCGCCGCGCATGCTGGCCAAGGTCAAGGACACCACCAGCTACACCCTGTCCGCCATCGGCGACTCGGTGTTCGCGGGCAGCGCCCTCATCTTCTGGGCACTGTCGACCATCTGCCTGCTCCTGACCGGCTTCCCGGTCCTGGCCTTCGCCATCGGCCTGGTCCTCTTCCTGGGGCTACAGGTCTTCCGCGCCTACACCTTCGTCTGCGGGGTCAAGCAGGGGTTCCGCTTCCTGGAGCGGCTCCGCCACTGGGACCTGATCAACTGGGGCACCAAGGTCAAGTACGCCAACGCGGCCCTGCTCCTCTGGCTGTGGACGCTCATCTGGCCGCGCCCGTACGACTGGTGGGAGTTCGCGGTCGGGCTGTCCGCGCTCATGCTCTTCGGCCGCTACGTGCGCACCGGCCTGCTCTCGCGGGTCCTTGCCGTGGCCGTTTTCGTGGGTCTCATAGAACTTTTCCCGTGGCTGGAGACCATGGCCAGAAACGCTTTTGGCTTGTGATTTTCCGCCCGATCAGACATAAAAACGACGTGAAAAGCAGGTTTTGATATGACGGATGAAAACACCATGACCGACGAGAGTCCCGGGTACTTATCCCGGAAAGTGGTTGTCTCCTCGGACAACGGGCTGCACGCCCGGCCCGCCGGACGGCTGGCCCAGGAGGCACAGACCTTCGATTCGGAGATATCCCTGGTCGTCGACGACCAGACGGTGGACGCCAAGTCCATCCTCGACATCCTGACCCTGGCCGCGGGCCCGGGCAATATGGTGGAACTGCGCGCCAAGGGCGCGGACGCCAAAGCCGCGCTGGACCGGCTCGAGGCGCTGTTCCTGAACAAATTCGAAGGGGCATAAATGGCTGACTCGACCCTCACGGGCATACCGGTCGCCACCGGCATCGCCATCGGCAAGGCCTTTTTCGTCAACCGGAACCACATGGCGAACCTGCCCCGGCAGATCGTCGCCGCCGAAGACATGCCCGCGGAGATCGAGCGTCTCCGCGCCGCCTTCAAGTCCGTGGAGACGGAACTGGCCGCCATCCGCGAGCAGGTCCCGGAGGAACTCAAGAGCCACGGCTCGCTCATCGACACCCATCTGATGATGCTCAAGGACCCCAAGCTGGCCGGGGCCTCCGAAAAATACATCGAGACCCTGGGCCTGAACGCGGCCTGGGCCCTGGAAAAGGCCGTGTCCGACCAGGAGGCCACCTTCGAGGCCATCAAGGACCAGTACATCCGCGAGCGCATGCAGGACGTGCGCGTGGTCGCGGAAAAGGTCCAGACCAAGCTCATGGGCGTGAAGACCGACCTGTCCTCCATCTCGGGCCGGGCCATCATCATGGCCCACGACCTGACCCCGGCGGACACCGTCGAGCTCCAGGTGGACAAGATCATGGCCTTTGCCACCGTGCGCGGCGGCAAGACCTCGCACACGGGCATCATGGCCCGGTCGCTGGGCATCCCCGCCCTGGTCGGCGTGGGCCGCCTGGAGGAGGTCCACGACGGCGACCTGGTGATCATCGACGGCCTGACCGGCAAGATCGTCATCAACCCCACCGAGTCGGAACTGGCCGAATACAACGAGCGGGCCGCCCTGTTCGAGGACTACACCCGCAAGATCCGCCGCCACTGCCACCTGCCCGCCGAGACCTTCGACGGCTCACGGGTCATGGTCCAGGCCAACATCGAGCTGGTCGAGGAAGTGACCGCCGTGCTCGACAACGGCGGCGAGGGCGTGGGCCTGTACCGCACCGAGTACGCCTACCTCAACCGGACCACCCTGCCCACCGAGGAGGAGCTGGCCGAAAAGTACATCGACCTGGCCGCGATCATGTCCCCGCGCAAGGTGGTCTTCCGCACGCTGGACCTGGGCAGCGACAAGTTCATCGCCTCCTACGGCGAGCTCAACGAGACCAACCCGGCCATGGGGCTGCGGGCCATCCGCTTCTGCCTCAAGAACCCCCAGCTGTTCAAGACCCAGCTGCGGGCCATCCTGCGCGCCTCGGCCTACGGCAACGTCTCGCTCATGTTCCCCATGATCTCGGGCGTGAAGGAGGTCCGCCAGGCAAAGGCGTGGCTGGCCCAGGCCAAGGCCGAACTGCGCCGCGAGGGCGTGGACTACGACCCGGACATGCCCATCGGGACCATGATCGAACTGCCCGCGGCCGTGATGATCGCCGAGTTCCTGGCCCACGAGGTGGACTTCTTCTCCATCGGGACCAACGACCTGATCCAGTACTCCATCGGCGTGGACCGGACCAACCGGCACGTGTCCTACCTGTACCAGCCCCTGCACCCGGCCACCCTGCGGGCCATCAAATTGGTGGTTGACGCCGCGCACCAGGCGGGCATAGAAGTGTCGCTCTGCGGCGAGGTGGCTTCGGACCCGTTCTGCGTGCCCATCCTGCTCGGCATGGGCATAGATTCCATCTCCATGACCCCGCAGGCCATTCCCGGCATAAAGCGGATCATCCGGCAGACCAACATGCACGACTGCCGACTGTTGCTCAAGGACGTCCTGGAGTGCCGCACGGTCAGCCGCATCAACAACCTGGTGATGGACAACATCTTCAAGCACTTCCCGGAAGAAGTGACCTTCTTCTCCTCGCTGCTCGAAAACGACGAGCTGCCCAGCTAGCATCATGGCCAAGAAAAAGAACAAGACCACCTCGCCCGACACCATAGC
Proteins encoded:
- a CDS encoding Gfo/Idh/MocA family protein, with translation MLRYAMIGGGPGAFVGQVHRRALALNGQARLVAGCFSRDLEKSRVLGAELGLDGDRVYATPEELARLEAGDIDFAVVVTSNEAHYPNVKACLRSGINVMCDKPFTHTPAQARELVDLARERRLVLGVTYTYAGYPMVRQMREMIARGDVGEIRFVNCEYPQGWLAEPVETTGHIQASWRADPERGGGTLSLGDVGSHIEYLVPHVTGLTLTRLAARLDSLVEGRVLDDNGTILTEYDTGARGLYWYSQAATGAVNGLRLRVFGDQGGLEWFQEDPDHLRYTPLNEPARIITRGAPDLLPGAMAYSHTPAGHPEGWLLAFANIYQSFCATLAMGAAVDFPTGEDGLRGVEFIEACLESSRNGTAWVEVGAMGGA
- a CDS encoding YraN family protein → MGFLTKLLSGRSKGGRPEHRGSPGEDAAAHHLKAQGYKVLDRNWRFHQWELDLVCRHRDTVVFVEVKTRRAGAMGAPGEALTRRKQARLIKAASHYLTAHDLWDEPCRFDLASVTDTGASLIVEIEENVFQLDGQRA
- the rsmI gene encoding 16S rRNA (cytidine(1402)-2'-O)-methyltransferase; translation: MSDTGTLYVVATPLGNADDLSPRARAILTDADVVLAEDTRRAGLLFQRLGLARHGRLVSFFEHNEDKKLPKVLDQLADGLSVALISDAGTPLLSDPGFTLVRACRDEGYRVTPVPGPSAPVTALSASGLPPLPYTFLGFPPRKKSQTEKMFRAHRDTGATLVLFERKTRLAGTLAIARDILGERDFCVARELTKEYEEFLRGNLGALDDFDFELRGELTVIIAPGKDDGEADEATIMERIAEETEAGGKPKEIARRVAERSEGWTAKAVYALMRD
- the bioB gene encoding biotin synthase BioB, whose protein sequence is MSLDSITRKALDGVLPSDAEIMFLIEQAPERLPELLGHAHRVRTAHLGRKVGLCAIVNAKSGTCSEDCAFCAQSGHHAADSPEYPLLSPDEIAEAAARAKAAGATRFGIVASGKLVGGRDLDGFEAAIRRVAALGMIPDLSPGILERGQLTRLKQAGLRGYHHNLETSATHFPRMCSTHRYEEDVDAVRAGLDAGLYVCSGGIFGIGETWDDRVELALLLRELGVPSVPMNFLTPIPGTPLEGRAPLSPEEALAIVALYRFLLPDRQLRICGGRPTVFGTNRQRELLTAGASGLMVGDYLTTRGGDAASDLKDIRRAGLVPARE
- a CDS encoding biotin transporter BioY; this encodes MAHGEPRGDGPGFPLPQSPLADLHRLVWTALMAALIGAGAYLIVPVGPVPVSMQPFFIFLAGYLLGPRHAVLAMGLYLLAGIVGLPVFAGGKSGLGYLLGPTGGYLIGFLGTALICGLARNREGGLPWARGVLAGLAGVGLAYLTGAVWLKSVLSLTWTKAVALGVLPFIPWDVLKVAVALACARHLLRLGLTPGRR
- a CDS encoding biotin transporter BioY, translating into MKTTPLTDIHRLTWTALMAALIAAGACVNLPIGPVPVSMQTFFVALAGFVLGPRRGALAVGLYLLAGAVGLPVFAGGRSGLGHLFGPTGGFLVGFAAYAIIAGLARTDDGISWARGFVFGILGMVLLFLMGAAWLKFSLNLTWTRAWALGVAPFLLWGLIKTSLAVIAGRYLVRAGLLPASA
- a CDS encoding PTS system mannose/fructose/sorbose family transporter subunit IID: MAMAVHGIPPMRADTKTVAFLRSFLRCYLTGAAFNTRGMQNIGLMYAMLPGLQAIHEDPKDLRAALKRYARHYQSHPFWTPCMVGILLNVETTISAGHFPPRMLAKVKDTTSYTLSAIGDSVFAGSALIFWALSTICLLLTGFPVLAFAIGLVLFLGLQVFRAYTFVCGVKQGFRFLERLRHWDLINWGTKVKYANAALLLWLWTLIWPRPYDWWEFAVGLSALMLFGRYVRTGLLSRVLAVAVFVGLIELFPWLETMARNAFGL
- a CDS encoding HPr family phosphocarrier protein, whose translation is MTDENTMTDESPGYLSRKVVVSSDNGLHARPAGRLAQEAQTFDSEISLVVDDQTVDAKSILDILTLAAGPGNMVELRAKGADAKAALDRLEALFLNKFEGA
- the ptsP gene encoding phosphoenolpyruvate--protein phosphotransferase is translated as MADSTLTGIPVATGIAIGKAFFVNRNHMANLPRQIVAAEDMPAEIERLRAAFKSVETELAAIREQVPEELKSHGSLIDTHLMMLKDPKLAGASEKYIETLGLNAAWALEKAVSDQEATFEAIKDQYIRERMQDVRVVAEKVQTKLMGVKTDLSSISGRAIIMAHDLTPADTVELQVDKIMAFATVRGGKTSHTGIMARSLGIPALVGVGRLEEVHDGDLVIIDGLTGKIVINPTESELAEYNERAALFEDYTRKIRRHCHLPAETFDGSRVMVQANIELVEEVTAVLDNGGEGVGLYRTEYAYLNRTTLPTEEELAEKYIDLAAIMSPRKVVFRTLDLGSDKFIASYGELNETNPAMGLRAIRFCLKNPQLFKTQLRAILRASAYGNVSLMFPMISGVKEVRQAKAWLAQAKAELRREGVDYDPDMPIGTMIELPAAVMIAEFLAHEVDFFSIGTNDLIQYSIGVDRTNRHVSYLYQPLHPATLRAIKLVVDAAHQAGIEVSLCGEVASDPFCVPILLGMGIDSISMTPQAIPGIKRIIRQTNMHDCRLLLKDVLECRTVSRINNLVMDNIFKHFPEEVTFFSSLLENDELPS